GCCGCCGGCGGCGATCCGGCCAGGGTCGTCTTCTCGGGCGTGGGCAAGCGCGCCGACGAGATCCGGCGCGCGCTGGAGGTCGGCATCCGCTGCTTCAACGTCGAGTCCGAGTCCGAGCTGACCCGGATCGACCGGATCGCCGGTGAACTCGGGGTCCGGGCGCCGGTGTCGCTGCGCGTCAACCCGGACGTCGATCCCCAGACCCATCACTACATCTCCACCGGCCTGAAGGAGAACAAGTTCGGCATCGACATCCAGGAGGCCGAGTCGGTCTATGCGCTGGCTGCCGCGATGCCGAACCTGAAGGTCGTCGGCATCGACTGTCACATCGGCTCGCAGTTGACGGATCTGGCGCCCTTCATCGACGCGCTCGGGCGGGTGCTGGCGCTGGCCGACCGGCTGTGCGCCTCGGGGATCGCCATCGAGCATCTGGATCTCGGCGGCGGACTCGGCATCCGTTATCGTGAGGAGCATCCGCCGGAACCGGCCGCCTATGCCGCCGCCATGAGCCATCTGCTGGCCGATCGTCCGTATGAAGTGATCCTGGAGCCGGGACGCGCCATCGTCGGCAATGCCGGTGTGCTGCTGACGCAGGTCGAGTATCTCAAGCACGGGCCGCACAAGCATTTCGCCATCCTCGATGCGGCCATGAACGACCTGCTGCGTCCGGCGCTCTATCAGGCTGGTCACGAGATCGTGCGCGTTGTTCAGGAGACCGACGCCGATCCGAGCCGTTACGATCTGGTCGGCCCGGTGTGCGAGACGGGAGACTTTCTCGGCAAGGACCGCACCCTGGCGCTCGAAGAAGGCGATCTGGTCGCGGTGCGCGGCGCCGGGGCCTATGGCTTCACCATGAGCTCCAACTACAACAGCCGTCCGCGCGCCGCCGAGGTCATGGTCGACGGCGACCGGGCCTATCTGGTGCGCGCGCGCGAGCAGGTCGCCGATCTCTACGCGGGCGAGCAGTTGCTGCCGTCCGAGACGCCCGACGCCGCCGCATGAAACGTCGTCCCGAACCCGAATTGATGGATGGCGAGGCCCAGGCGCTCGCCTATGCCGAGGCCGATTTCAACGCCTCCAACACGCTCTTCATCGAGCTGTTGCGCCGACTGGCGCCCGGACCGCTCGCGGGCGCCACGGCGCTCGATCTCGGGTGCGGACCGGCGGATATCGTGATCCGCTTTCTGCGCGCCTATCCGGGCGCGACCTGTGACGCGCTCGACGGCTCGCGTCCGATGCTGGAGCTGGCCCGGCAAGCGCTCGATGCCCAGCCCGAGATCGCCGCGCGCGTCCGACTACTGCATGACGTCATCCCGTCCGAGCAGCTGGCACGCGGGCAGTACGATCTGGTGATCTCCAACAGCCTGCTGCACCACCTGCCCGACCCGGCCGTGCTGTGGCGGACGGTGCGCGAGACGGCCAAGCCCGGCGCGCCCGTGCTGATCATGGACCTGATGCGCCCGGCCTCGCCCGGCTGGGTCGAGGCGCTGGTCGAGAGCTATGTCGCCGACGAATCCGAGATCCTGCGCACCGATTTCCGCAACTCGCTCTATGCCGCCTTCGAGCCGGCCGAGGTGAGCGCGCAGCTTGCTGCCGCCGGTCTGGACAGTCTGGAGGTCGCTGTGGTCAGCGATCGGCATCTCGCCGTCATGGGGTTCCTGCCGACATGAGACTGCGCTTCACCAAGATGCAGGGGCTGGGCAACGACTTCGTCGTCTTCGACGGCGTGCGCCAGCGGGTCGACCTAGATGCCGGATTCGCGCGACTCCTGGCCGATCGGCGCTTCGGCATCGGCTGCGATCAGATCCTGCTGGTCGAGCCGCCGCGTCTGCCCGAGACCGATTTCCACTATCGCATCTTCAACGCCGACGGCTCCGAGGTCGAGCAGTGCGGCAATGGAGCGCGCTGCTTCGCGCGCTTCGTCCGCGACCAGGGGCTGACCGACAAGGACGAGATCCCGGTCGGCACGGCGGCCGGCGCGATCCGGCTCTATCTGGAGCCGGATGGTCAGGTGCGGGTCGACATGGGTGCGCCCGCGTTCACACCAGCGCGTATTCCGTTCTCGGTCGAGACCGAGACAGCGGACGCGACCTATCCGCTGGAGATCGAGGACCGGACGCTGACCATCGGCGCGCTCTCCATGGGCAATCCGCACGCGGTCCTGATCGTCGACGACGTCGAGTCGGCGCCGGTCGCCACGCTCGGGCCGCTGATCGAGCACCATCCGGACTTCCCGCGCCGGGTGAACGCCGGGTTCATGCAGATCCTCGGGCCGAACGCGATCCGGCTGCGGGTGCACGAGCGCGGCGCGGGCGAGACGCTCGCTTGCGGCACCGGCGCCTGTGCCGCCGTGGTCAGCGGACGCCGGCGCGGACGGCTCGACGAGCGGGTGCGGGTCGCGCTGCCCGGCGGCGAGCTGGTGATCGAGTGGCGCGGTCCGGGGCATCCTGTCTGGATGACGGGACCGGCCGTCAACGTCTTCGAAGGCGAGATCGAACGATGAGGGGATGCGCGTGATGCATCAGGCCGAACACAGCCTGGACGAGGCCCTCGACCCGGAGCGACAGGTCGTCGACTATCTCATGGCCCATCCGGACTTCCTCGCCCGTCACCCCGAGGTGCTGAGCGCCATCGAGGTGCCGCACGGCATCCAGGGCGCGGTGTCGCTGATCGAGTATCAGGTCCGCCTCCTGCGCCGTCAGCTCGCGACCGAGCGCAACCGGCTCGTCCATCTCATCGCGCGCGCGCGCCGGAACGAAGCCCTGGCGATCCGGCTGCATGGCCTGATCCTGCAACTCATGGTGGTCAAGGATCCCGAGCATCTCTGTCACCTGTTGCGCGAGACCCTGCTGCGCGAGTTCCACGCCGAGGCGCTGGCGTTCAAGCTCTTCGCGCGCGCCACTCTCGAAAGCCGGCCGCACGATCCGGTGGCCAATGCGTTCGCCGACTTCATCGACCGCCGCAACGCGCTCTGCGGCCCCCTGAGTTCCGAGCGGGCCGTGGCGCTCTTCGGCGAGGGCGGCACAGGCATCCATTCGGCGGCCATCGTTCCGATCCACGCCGACGGCCAGTCCGGCATCATCGCCATCGGCAGTGCGGACGCCACCCGCTTCAGCCCCGAGATGGGCACCGACTTCCTGAACCGACTCGGGGAGATCATCAGCCAGAAGCTCAGGACCGTCCATCTCGGCAACTGCGAGCCGCACTGATCCGCGTCCGACCATGCCCAAACGCCTGGACGCCCCCGCCGCGCCGACCTCGATCGACACGCCCCGGATCGAGCGTTTCCTCGCGCATCTGGCGCATGAGCGGCAGCTGTCCGAGCATACGGTTCGCGCCTACCGGCACGACCTGAACCAGATCGCCGTCTGGCTCGCCGATCAGGGCGAGCCGGGCGCGGAGCCGATCGCATCGCTCGACGAGGCCGGCATCCGGCGCTATACCGCCTGGCGCCATCGCCAGGGCGTCTCGGGCAAGACGCTTCAGCGCGAACTCTCCAGCCTGCGCGGGTTCTACCGCTGGCTGTTGCGCGAGAACCAGGCCGTGGCCAATCCGGCCGTCGGCCTCCGCGCGCCCAAGAGTCCGCGCAAGCTCCCGCACACCTTCGACGCCGATCAGCTCGGCGCCCTGCTCGATCCGGTGGACGAAGATCCGCTCATGATCCGCGACACGGCTATGGTCGAGCTGTTCTATTCCTCGGGTCTGCGTCTGGCCGAGCTGGTGAGCATCGACCTGGGCGATATCGATATGTCTGAAGGCGAACTGGGCGTGATCGGCAAGGGGTCGAAGAGCCGGCGCGTTCCGGTCGGTCGGAAGGCACGCGAGGCGATCGAACGCTGGCTGGCGGTGCGTTCGGCACTGGCCGATCGAGACGAGCGGGCGCTGTTCGTCAGTCTGCGCGGCGGGCGCATCCATCCACGCACGGTCGAGAAGCGGCTCGCACGCTGGGCGGTCGAACGGGGCGCCAGCCGACATCTGCACCCGCATCTGCTCAGACACAGCTTCGCGAGCCATCTGCTGGAGTCCTCCGGCGATCTGCGCGCCGTGCAGGAACTGCTGGGCCATACCGACATCGGTACGACGCAGATCTATACCCATCTCGACTTCCAGCATCTGGCTCAGGTCTACGATCAGGCCCATCCGCGTGCACGCAAGAAAGCCTCGAAGCCAGACGAACGGCCCTGATCAACGCGACGATCCCACACCATGCTCCTGTCACCCAAATACCGCTTCCTGTTCGTCCATATCGCCAAGACCGGCGGCACCAGTGTGCGCGCCGCGCTCGAAGGGCTACGCTGGCGCGACCCCTGGTACTACCCGATGTTCCTGTGCAGCCGCTTCAGCCATCTGAGCGGGCACCGGATCGCCGCCAAGCTGCCGCGTCACGCCAAGGTGGTCGCGGCCAAGGAGTTGCTGCCCAGGGAATATTTCGACAGCCTGTTCAAATTCGCCTTCGTGCGCAATCCCTGGGATCTCCAGGTGAGTTCCTTCCATCACATCCGGCGCGAACGGCCGCAGTATCTCGGCGGACACGAGACCTTCGAGGATTTTCTGCGCTGGAAGCTCGATCCGGAGCGGCCCTATCAGTATCACATCGATACCTCGATCACGCTCCAGACCGACTATCTGATCGATCTCAGCGGCACGGTGGTCGTCGACTTCATCGGGCGCTACGAGCGTCTGAACGAGGATTTTGCGACCGTCTGCGACCGCATCGGCATCCGTGCTCCCGCCCTGCCCCACGAACGTCAGGCTCGGGATCGGAAACGCGACTACCGCAGCTATTACAGCGACGAAACCGCCGAGTTGGTCGCGCGCCATTTCGCGCGCGACATCCGGATGCTCGATTACCGCTTCGATCCCTGATCTCA
The sequence above is drawn from the Allochromatium vinosum DSM 180 genome and encodes:
- the lysA gene encoding diaminopimelate decarboxylase, which produces MDHFNDRDGLLHAEEVPLTEIAERFGTPCYVYSRATLERHWRAFERAFRDHPHLICFSVKSNSNLAVLNVLARLGSGFDIVSVGELERVLAAGGDPARVVFSGVGKRADEIRRALEVGIRCFNVESESELTRIDRIAGELGVRAPVSLRVNPDVDPQTHHYISTGLKENKFGIDIQEAESVYALAAAMPNLKVVGIDCHIGSQLTDLAPFIDALGRVLALADRLCASGIAIEHLDLGGGLGIRYREEHPPEPAAYAAAMSHLLADRPYEVILEPGRAIVGNAGVLLTQVEYLKHGPHKHFAILDAAMNDLLRPALYQAGHEIVRVVQETDADPSRYDLVGPVCETGDFLGKDRTLALEEGDLVAVRGAGAYGFTMSSNYNSRPRAAEVMVDGDRAYLVRAREQVADLYAGEQLLPSETPDAAA
- a CDS encoding class I SAM-dependent methyltransferase, with product MKRRPEPELMDGEAQALAYAEADFNASNTLFIELLRRLAPGPLAGATALDLGCGPADIVIRFLRAYPGATCDALDGSRPMLELARQALDAQPEIAARVRLLHDVIPSEQLARGQYDLVISNSLLHHLPDPAVLWRTVRETAKPGAPVLIMDLMRPASPGWVEALVESYVADESEILRTDFRNSLYAAFEPAEVSAQLAAAGLDSLEVAVVSDRHLAVMGFLPT
- the dapF gene encoding diaminopimelate epimerase; amino-acid sequence: MRLRFTKMQGLGNDFVVFDGVRQRVDLDAGFARLLADRRFGIGCDQILLVEPPRLPETDFHYRIFNADGSEVEQCGNGARCFARFVRDQGLTDKDEIPVGTAAGAIRLYLEPDGQVRVDMGAPAFTPARIPFSVETETADATYPLEIEDRTLTIGALSMGNPHAVLIVDDVESAPVATLGPLIEHHPDFPRRVNAGFMQILGPNAIRLRVHERGAGETLACGTGACAAVVSGRRRGRLDERVRVALPGGELVIEWRGPGHPVWMTGPAVNVFEGEIER
- a CDS encoding DUF484 family protein, which codes for MRVMHQAEHSLDEALDPERQVVDYLMAHPDFLARHPEVLSAIEVPHGIQGAVSLIEYQVRLLRRQLATERNRLVHLIARARRNEALAIRLHGLILQLMVVKDPEHLCHLLRETLLREFHAEALAFKLFARATLESRPHDPVANAFADFIDRRNALCGPLSSERAVALFGEGGTGIHSAAIVPIHADGQSGIIAIGSADATRFSPEMGTDFLNRLGEIISQKLRTVHLGNCEPH
- the xerC gene encoding tyrosine recombinase XerC; translation: MPKRLDAPAAPTSIDTPRIERFLAHLAHERQLSEHTVRAYRHDLNQIAVWLADQGEPGAEPIASLDEAGIRRYTAWRHRQGVSGKTLQRELSSLRGFYRWLLRENQAVANPAVGLRAPKSPRKLPHTFDADQLGALLDPVDEDPLMIRDTAMVELFYSSGLRLAELVSIDLGDIDMSEGELGVIGKGSKSRRVPVGRKAREAIERWLAVRSALADRDERALFVSLRGGRIHPRTVEKRLARWAVERGASRHLHPHLLRHSFASHLLESSGDLRAVQELLGHTDIGTTQIYTHLDFQHLAQVYDQAHPRARKKASKPDERP
- a CDS encoding sulfotransferase family 2 domain-containing protein, whose product is MLLSPKYRFLFVHIAKTGGTSVRAALEGLRWRDPWYYPMFLCSRFSHLSGHRIAAKLPRHAKVVAAKELLPREYFDSLFKFAFVRNPWDLQVSSFHHIRRERPQYLGGHETFEDFLRWKLDPERPYQYHIDTSITLQTDYLIDLSGTVVVDFIGRYERLNEDFATVCDRIGIRAPALPHERQARDRKRDYRSYYSDETAELVARHFARDIRMLDYRFDP